TGCTTAATGCCATAATCCACAGTGGCGTATTCTAACGGACTACGCAATGCACCAATTCCTCTTTTACATACTCCTAGCATATTTAGGAATTGAATACCATCAAAACTGTCATTGGTTGTCTTGAGCTCTGTCAAATAAACATTAGTTTTCATATCGGAAAGCAGGTAATCAACACTTGCATACCGGTGTTCACTTTCAGTTTGACTAATCCGCTCTATTGGAAACTCTTTGGCTATGAGTTTTGTCGGTACACCTATCTTATATGATACTATGTCTGCTACAAAATCGGAAATTAACATATCGACGATAACTTCTGCCTTTATTTTTTGCGTCCGATAATCATTCACCGTCCACTTTTTGACCATCTCATAAAATGCTTGATAATCATTCATACCAAATCTCTCCTCCCCCAACATCAATAGTATCCCCGTCCTGCGGGAAAATCATCATATCCCTGTATTTATCTTCGACATCAAGCTCCTTGAATCCTGCCGGATTTTCCGTGTGGAAAGGTACAATATATTTCCGTGGAGCAATATCTTTGATAAACTTCGCCAAGGTTGCTCTGTCAGCATGGCCTGTCGAGTGGATATATTTCACCTCATCACCGAATCGATTGACGAAGGTTGCCAAGCCCTCATCGTAAGCAGGATGTTTGGGGTTCAAATAGCCTTGCCACATGGAGTAAATCAAATGCGGCTTATAATCGCTCATATAACAGCCATATCTGTCGTACAATGAATACGCATCTTCTTTTTTTCGATTTAAGAGAGAGCCCAGCAACACCACACCTTCCTTTGGGTGTGCTCGTTTCAATTCGTCGATTCCCTTGATTGGCGGCAAATCGTAAAGACCTGTATATGCACCTGCCATATCAGAAAAAGTCTTTAGCATTTCCATGATATACGGACTGCCGTAAATGGGCAGATGGTTTGCTTGCGCCACTCGGCAAATAGATGTGAGGCTGTCAAAATTAGTGGAAGAGCATACGACGAAAATCTGTCGATGGTCTCTCATAAAATCCATAGCTTCTTTTTTTACGTTCCATTCGGTTAAAAGATGCTCCGACGAGCGAGTAATCATCGTACCTTCGATCAGGAGTACATCAACTTCTTTGTGATAACTGTCGTGAATCAGTCCCGGGATAATATTAAGGCTTTTGCTCATATAGCCCGTGCTTCTAAAATCACCACTGTGAAGAATAGTATGCCCTGCGCCCTCAAAAAGGAACATATTAGCATGATAGGCCGAGTGGTCAACAAAGAAGGTGTGCACGCTAATATCGCCTATTCGTAAGGTTTCTCCTGCCGTAAATGGGTGAATACGGCCATTATGATTGGCAAGCAGCTCCTGCATAACCTTATTGCCGGTATGCTCATGGAGTTTCCGTAAAATCGTCAACATGGCCGAATCCATGTAGATGGGAACATCAGAGGGTATTTTATCCATCAATCCCGTATGGTCGCCATGATAATGGGTGAAGAACACGGCATCAATGTGGGAGCGAAAAGGCCGGAATAGTTCTTTGACAATCTCATCATCGCTTAACGATCCATGACTCCCTGGCAGTTGACTACCAAGGTCTACCACGATATTCGTTTCCCCCATATTAATTTCGGTGATGCTGCCTCCAATCTGTTTTGTTCCCCGATGAATGGTAATATGCACACGCTTTTTATACCATTCGTTGCGCTCTTCCATTCCGCGAAAGCCGAGAAAATCACGGAATTTCCATGGTGGTGGCGGATTGTCATGTTCTTCGTTGCACTCAGCACCTACTTCCAAAATATCTCGCAAGGTGGGAAATGGCGAATCGGTCTCTGCCCATGCTTTTACCTCACGCAGTACATCCGCCTCGTCTTCTCCGCATCGCTTGGCTGCCCAACGAGCCAAATCGGCAACTAATGCATCATCATCGACATCCAAAGACACATTCCGTGCGGCATCCACCATGTCATCATTCAATTCCCTAATCGACTTAATAAGTTCAATGGCTTTCATTTTCATCTACCTATTCCCACACATAACGCTTGTCCTTGGCATGGTACACCAATTCCTTTTCGGGAAATGCCCGGCGCAAAATACTCAAATCCCGCACAAAAGTGCGTCTTGGCAGGGGCGCTCCGTTCAGCTTATCAGCGATGCCGCGGCTCAGATAACCGCAATCATGCAAAAACCTGATATACGCTAACAAGCGAGTTTTTCTGGACTGAACCAAAAGTGGTTCTACATCTGTTTCCTCACGGTATCTTTCCATTACATTCTCTATTTCATATCGGCCATCTCGTGGTCTATATGATATGGTCGGCTCAAATTTACGAAGTAGCTTCATGTCCCGTCCCAACATAGAGGGCAGAGGATACACACTGCAACAGATTTCATTCCCCAAAAGCATGGAATCATAGGCTGCAAGCAGCCTGAGTGTGCGGGTTAAATCTCCTTTCCCCTCATATTCCACATTTTCAAGGTTCGCAAACGGCGAATTTTCTATCTCATACCCGGGCTTTCCCCAACAGCGCCCTTCCCATAAATCCTCTATCCTGTTTA
This genomic interval from Selenomonas sp. AB3002 contains the following:
- a CDS encoding MBL fold metallo-hydrolase, which gives rise to MKMKAIELIKSIRELNDDMVDAARNVSLDVDDDALVADLARWAAKRCGEDEADVLREVKAWAETDSPFPTLRDILEVGAECNEEHDNPPPPWKFRDFLGFRGMEERNEWYKKRVHITIHRGTKQIGGSITEINMGETNIVVDLGSQLPGSHGSLSDDEIVKELFRPFRSHIDAVFFTHYHGDHTGLMDKIPSDVPIYMDSAMLTILRKLHEHTGNKVMQELLANHNGRIHPFTAGETLRIGDISVHTFFVDHSAYHANMFLFEGAGHTILHSGDFRSTGYMSKSLNIIPGLIHDSYHKEVDVLLIEGTMITRSSEHLLTEWNVKKEAMDFMRDHRQIFVVCSSTNFDSLTSICRVAQANHLPIYGSPYIMEMLKTFSDMAGAYTGLYDLPPIKGIDELKRAHPKEGVVLLGSLLNRKKEDAYSLYDRYGCYMSDYKPHLIYSMWQGYLNPKHPAYDEGLATFVNRFGDEVKYIHSTGHADRATLAKFIKDIAPRKYIVPFHTENPAGFKELDVEDKYRDMMIFPQDGDTIDVGGGEIWYE